The Gemmatimonadaceae bacterium nucleotide sequence CCCCAGCAGGTCCACCGTGGCCGGCGTCGGCGTCTGGTAGCGGGCCAGTCCGATGGCGGCGGCGCCCGAGTGCAACACCGCCAGCGGCCCGACCAGGAAGACCAGGAACGCCACGGTGAAGATCGCGGTCTTCACGAGGCGCGACCGGCTCAACAGGCCCGGCGCCCCGTCATGCAACAGCACGACCACCCAGACCGCGGGGGCGGCGATCACCTGCACGCCCCATGCGGCAGCCGAGAGCGCCGCGAAGCTGGCCGAGAGGGCAACGCGACCGAGGTCCTCGCCACCCGTCACCGCGCCCCCGTCGCGCGGCACCGCGAAGGACAGCGCGAGGATCAGCAGCAGCACGCTCAGCGAATAGCTGCAGCCCGAGTATGCATAGGTCCAGAAGCCGTTCGACACCAGGAACACGGCAGCGGCAGCGGTCGCCGCGGCGGGTTCCACATACTGCCGCAGCAGCCGGTGCATCGCAGCCACCGACGCCACGCTCATCAGCAGCGACAGGCCCTGGAGGACCCACAGGGTGTCGGACGCGGTCCCGTCCAGGCCGGCGATGCCGGCGATGACCGCGCCGATCGGCCGCCAGAGCAGGTGCCCCGGCTCGACCAGGACGCCGGCGTGGATGTCGATCGCGTAGCTGATGCCGTCGCCGTACCAGACCCCCTCGCTGAGCAGGTACGCCACCGCGGCACAGACACCGAGCAGCAGCGCGGTGATCGAGTCGCGCCGCGTCCACGGGGTGATCGCACTAGAGGTCTGCATGGGCCTCGTTCTTGTCAGCGGAGAAGACCAGGCGGCTCGAGAGCAGGAAGTTGACGCCCAGTCCTGCGATGGAGCCCACGCCCACCGCCGTCACCGGCGCGAGCCCCTGCGTGCCGATGCGCGCGATGACCAGCGAGTAGGCCCCGAAGTTCACGGCGGCACCGACGCTGTTCGCCGCCAGGAACCCCGCGAACTCGCGCAGCGGCGGCCTGGCAGAGCGGAAGTTGAGGGTGCGGTTGAGGAACCAGGTGGTCGTGACCGCAGCGCAGAACGACGCCACCCGCGCCAGGTACGGATTCACGCCGGCGCCGCGCACCAGCGCGAACACGATCGAGGCATCGACCACGAACCCGACCACGCCGATGCCGGCGAACCAGAGGAACTGCCGCACGCGCACGGGCATGGCGCGGCTATCGCCCGGTGATGCGGATCGACTGCGCGAGGTAGTGCAGCCGCTTCATCTCATTGCGGGCACGGGTCACCGTCGACAGCACGAGGCCGCACACGAGGCTCAGTGCCGCCACCACCGTCAGGCCCACCACCAGCACCGCCGTCGGCAGGCGCGGCACGGTGTGCGTGTCGAGGTAGGTGAGCACGATCGGCGTCGCCAGCACCAGCGACAGCGCCACCAGCACGCCGGCCACGATGCCGAAGAACTGCATCGGGAGTTCGTCCTTCACCAGCAGGCCGATGGTGCGGAGGATGCGGAACCCGTCGCGGTAGGTCGAGAGCTTGCTCACGCTCCCGGGCGGCCGCTCGTTGTACGGCGTGCGCCGCTCCGCGATCGGGCAGCGCAGCTGCAGCGCGTGCACGGTGAGCTCCGTCTCGATCTCGAAGCCGGCCGACAGCGCAGGGAAGCTCTTCACGAACCGGCGCGACATCACGCGGTAGCCGGAGAGCATGTCCTGCGACCGGTTGCCGAAGATGTAGGACACCAGGCTGGTGAGCATCCAGTTGCCGAAGCGGTGCCCGCGGCGGTAGGCGGCCTCGCCGGTCTCGTCGCGGATCGCACTGACCATGTCGACCGACTCGGAGAGCAGCACCTCGATCAGGGCCGGCGCCGCCGAGGCGTCATAGGTGTCGTCACCGTCGACCATGATGTAGACGTCGGCCTCGACATCGGCGAACATCCGCCGCACCACGTTCCCCTTCCCCTTCTGCGGCTCGTAGCGCACCACCGCGCCATGCTCGCGCGCCACGCGCGAGGTGCCGTCGGTCGAGCAGTTGTCGTAGACGAACACCGTGGCGGCCGGCAGCGCGGCACGGAACGCATCGATCGTGCGCCCGATCGCCACTTCCTCGTTGTGGCAGGGAATGACGACCGCGACGGTGGGATTCAGGTCAGGCATGGCTGGTTGGGAAACGGATCGCACAACGGACTGCCGTGCGGCACCCGCGGACCGGGGCAACACCATGCCTCGCGCACCAGTGCGCCGCATGGCGACGCACCCCGGACGTCAGGAGGGACATGCCGGGACGGGAAAAGTACCAGAAACGACGCATCATCGCACCCGACGGTCACGGGTGCCACGCAACGGACCAGCAACGCGACAGCAGGCCATCATCGCGCCGCACCGAGCCAGTCGGCATACGTGCGCACCATCTCGCGCCCGATCTGCACCCAGTCGTACCGCTCGGACGCCAGCGTCCGGACCGCCGCCGACATGCGGCGGCGGGCCGCCGGGTCCGAGGCGAGCCGCTCGACCTGCGCCACCCACTCGGCCGGCGTCGCCGCGTCGGCCAGGAGCACCGTCTCGCCGTCGGTGACGTCGATGCCTTCGGCGCCGATCACCGTGGAGATCACCGGTGTGCCGATCGCCATCGACTCGAGGATCTTGAGGCGCGTGCCGCCACCGGTCCGCAGCGGCACGATCGAGGCCAGCGCGCCGTCGTAGTACGGGCGCACATCCGGCACCGTCCCGGTGACCGTCACGCCGGGCACCGACGCCAGCGCGCGCACCGCCTCGGTCGGGTTGGCCCCGACGATCGAGAGGCGCGCCGCCGGGAACCGCGCCCGCATCGCCGGCCAGGTCGTGGTCACGAAATGCTGCGCCGCATCGACGTTCGGGAAGTAGTCCATGGAGCCGACGAAGACGAGATGCACGTCACCCGGCACGTGCGCACCACGCGGCGTGAACGCCGCGCAGTCCACGCCGTTCTCCGCCACCGCGATGCGCGCGCGCGGCGCCAGCGCCGCCAGCTGCTCCTGCTCGCGGCGGCTGCACACCACGTGCCCGAAGCCGGAGTGCAGGATCTCGCGCTCGGTCCGCGCCAGCTTGCGCGCGGTCATCCGCGCGTACCAGCGGCGACCGGCCGACGGCGTCGTCTCCGCGAAGCGCGCCATCGCCTCGGACTCGATGTTGTGCCAGTTGAAGATCACCCGGCCACCGCCGATGCGCTGCGCCAGCTGCGCGAAGTGCAGCATGTGGATGCTGTCGGCATGGATCACGTCGAACCGCACCTGCGCGGCGACGCGGCGCACCGCATCGTCCATCGCGGCGCTCGCATAGTTCAGCAGCGGGAAGGCCGTCCGGCCGACGGCACCGCGCAGCAGCCGCACCGGGCTGTACGTCGGCGGCTTGGGGATCCCCTCGAGCGCCGCACAGAACGGCAGGTCCGCCGCCGTCTGCGCGGGGCCGTCCGGCGCGGCGAAGTACAGGTACGTCAGCGCGCTGCCCGCGCCGAGCGCCTTCGCCAGGTGGTAGTCGCGCAGCTTGGCGCCGCTCTGCGTGGGCCAGCACTGGCGCGGCGAGAGGTACAGGACGTTCATCGGCTTCGGTCAGGGACGAGTTGCGGAGGCGGCCACCGCGCGACGCCCGATCTCCCGGGCCGGGTTGCCACCGAGGATCACGCCGGGTTCCGGCGTCTTCGTCACCACGGCGCCTGCCCCGACGACCACCCCGCTCGGGATGTCCACCATCACGATCGAGCCGTTGCCAAGCCAGCAGTCCGCATGGAGCGTCACGCGACGCACCTCCCCGCCCTGCATCCGCATCGG carries:
- a CDS encoding GtrA family protein; translation: MPVRVRQFLWFAGIGVVGFVVDASIVFALVRGAGVNPYLARVASFCAAVTTTWFLNRTLNFRSARPPLREFAGFLAANSVGAAVNFGAYSLVIARIGTQGLAPVTAVGVGSIAGLGVNFLLSSRLVFSADKNEAHADL
- a CDS encoding glycosyltransferase, with the protein product MPDLNPTVAVVIPCHNEEVAIGRTIDAFRAALPAATVFVYDNCSTDGTSRVAREHGAVVRYEPQKGKGNVVRRMFADVEADVYIMVDGDDTYDASAAPALIEVLLSESVDMVSAIRDETGEAAYRRGHRFGNWMLTSLVSYIFGNRSQDMLSGYRVMSRRFVKSFPALSAGFEIETELTVHALQLRCPIAERRTPYNERPPGSVSKLSTYRDGFRILRTIGLLVKDELPMQFFGIVAGVLVALSLVLATPIVLTYLDTHTVPRLPTAVLVVGLTVVAALSLVCGLVLSTVTRARNEMKRLHYLAQSIRITGR
- a CDS encoding glycosyltransferase, with translation MNVLYLSPRQCWPTQSGAKLRDYHLAKALGAGSALTYLYFAAPDGPAQTAADLPFCAALEGIPKPPTYSPVRLLRGAVGRTAFPLLNYASAAMDDAVRRVAAQVRFDVIHADSIHMLHFAQLAQRIGGGRVIFNWHNIESEAMARFAETTPSAGRRWYARMTARKLARTEREILHSGFGHVVCSRREQEQLAALAPRARIAVAENGVDCAAFTPRGAHVPGDVHLVFVGSMDYFPNVDAAQHFVTTTWPAMRARFPAARLSIVGANPTEAVRALASVPGVTVTGTVPDVRPYYDGALASIVPLRTGGGTRLKILESMAIGTPVISTVIGAEGIDVTDGETVLLADAATPAEWVAQVERLASDPAARRRMSAAVRTLASERYDWVQIGREMVRTYADWLGAAR